The Helianthus annuus cultivar XRQ/B chromosome 11, HanXRQr2.0-SUNRISE, whole genome shotgun sequence region aattatacgagttgtttgcctatatgttactatttgtggtgatagaaaataatattagaattgttattattataatattaactttaacctagccctcgaaggatgacatgtagttcgaaggattcgaaggaccacgaaggataaccttcgaccccgaaacatatccttcgagcacgaaacatatccttcgatatgtttcggcccagtctttccaatgggcttggcccattactgtgatacgtatatatgggaatgcatgaaatcagtagttatttttctaaaaaccctagagcatctttacttgtgacggcaaccacaaacttacggagacttcttgctgatcaattccctgttttcaatatcggttagtgtttaatgtatatgctttcatgatttatcgatcgccttacaatatgttgttgatcggacttgtatgctaatcgattatgtatgttaatgggatatgaatgttataattgcctaatcgttttgcaatatgtgtttttatgatcggttagtatggatgttttgaaagatactagggttgtatgttaatcggttgtgcatattggtaggatttggatgttcatcggatttgtatgcaaattggatctgttgtgattagggttaatgataaggcttgtggattggttgtgatgtatacactacggattgttattgttcactgttcttgaaaacggaatcgtataggataaagtgttatgcttgttaatcaaattagggttcttgagtgaaaccttgtgattatgcttgtttgatcctgttgacaataactgattagtgaaattgtgttaatggataaaacgtaactgccatgaccgaaagatatcaatggcccgaaccatggtagtttgaccgaaccataatctgatcgaaccatagttgaccgaaggatactggttgaccgacagatagttggaccgaaggatagttaggaccgaaagatgtcatggtccgaaacatgacattcggtccgaaggatcattgtgacacttgttttcgaaagatgatagtatgagtcgaaggatactagggttttgaataatgtttgatcagtggaacatacgttgatttaattgacatgccatgcttagtgatgaacgtgcaatactacgtgccgtgctgatatgcaaactgactgcaatgtgaacaattaattgcatgcgtatcattttgaacatgaactgatttgttatacgtgcatacactaggacgtgattaattacttgtgagtgcataacttagcataccgagcaaaccaaggtgagttcacacagccaaggcatgggttcccagggtgggaatgggttggatgattactcgtgcatactttgatactgtaacgaacgactaaactgttgatgcttacgaactactcaactgccttcgcacccaccctggtcggtaaagactatggtcgcgaacgaactgataaattgccttcgcacacaccctggtcggtaaagactatggtcgcgaactaacgaacataatcttcgcacacatgccggtgaggccgcgatggaactgatacgatacgaaacttaattgaacaaacgcactattactcgaactaaactataaactgtgaactcgctcaactagtttgttgattatctgctgcatgccttgcaggaccttaggtacttatggagcttgcactggaggagcgggacgttgtgggcagtgggttaagaacgctatgtttaaacatttcgaataattgaacttatggtttacttgggttatttacttatgcttccgctactgatactatgattgttttgaaacgtcaattgtattgaacggggttttacgaattactttatttatattatgctatgttcaatatgattgatggcttgatcctggtcagtcacgctcccaagcggtgatactccgcaggtggattttgggggtgtgacaaaaggtgTACCAATCACCGGCGGTGATAAACTCATAAAAGTATCGGAAAACATCCAAATCCGGCCTCTGATCCTGAATCCTACAAGAGATTTCAAAATGATTTATGCGGCTAAGACCGAACGGGTTAACTTGGCAGATGTGAACCCGGAAAAATTGAAGAACCCTAATCAGAAACCTCGAGAACGGACCCCTTTAATTCGCAAAATTACATGCACGAGTATACAAGGAAAATTTCCCCTGACGAAAGGGATATATGGTTTCGTCTTTTGAAGGGAGTACCGGATGGAGATCTAAAGGGATCCTATACTCTTGAACAAACTTATCCAACTGGCGTTGGGTAAGAATGCTAACACTATCGGCAAGATTATCCTTGCCAGGAGCCATGGTCGTAACCAAGAAAAGAACGTACCTTttgagaagaagaagaggaacGGACAAAGAGGTAACAAGTTGAGAGAAAAACTCAAGAGTAAAAAAGGTGAAAAGTAAAATGTAAAAAGGGGTTTTATAGGAAGCTTTAAGTCGGGTTGGGGTCTGTCAAATCAAACCGTCACTTCCATAAACGATCGCGATTCCCAAGACGGGGTTTCGTAACCTTCACACGCGGGTGACTGACGGTCAAACTACTTACATCACCTATGCCACGTCAGCACCGTTTAAATAACGCCACGTTATTCGGTCAGATGCGTtcaaaaaacattttattaagtCCTTAACAGAACTTAACaaactgggggacttgaagataCATATCCGGGTCCGGACATGATCCTTAAGGACATACCGAACATTTTATTAAGTCCTGGACGAGGGACATTCTGAAGATATTCGTTCCCCATGTCGCCGAGGACGGACATCCGTTCAAGTGCGTCTGGACGAATGACGTCATCACAGTTGACCATTATAAATACCCAATTCAAGTACATTGCCAAGTACGATTTTCTGAACCTTCAtccctactttctctctctattttctctctctaccaatacttatcctcacgccggagggtggtcgcagaggggccctcccatctctgcgaCGAGCCTAACggtttactgttttgcaggtgAAGGTTCTATCTCCTATAAGATCCAAACCCTCTATTTACAGGCTCCGGCCTTGATCTGATTTTTGGATCTTCAAACATATTTCGGACTGATACGATTTGTTTTTGGATCAAATTCTGTTCGATCTGCTTTTGATAAAACTGATTGAGTTTCGGACTAAATCGGATAGATTTTGGATTATTTCGATTGATTTGGTGTGTCGTTTGAAAATCTTAGACTGATTCGACTGAGTTTCGTTTTGGTTTCAGCGATATTTTGAAAGGTTCGAACAGTTTTCATCGATATTGGATGAATTTCGGTATGACATTTGTGAATTTCAATTAAATTAAATCATTTCCAAACTGATTCAGTGTTTTTCTGTTAAGATCTTGATAGTTTCACACTGATTCGATCTATATTCAGATTGTACATTTCGTATTGTTTCGACAAGTCTTCATTGTGATTCGGATTAAGTTTCGGTGTGATTTCGGACTGTTCGGACATTTTTGTGTTTGTTTCTAATCAAGGTTCTGTGATTTCGAACATTATACATCAATTACAAACTATTTTACGGATAAAATTTAGAAAAAGTTTTGTGTTTTGTTGGATATTATAGATGAATTGTTTGCGACTTGTTGATTTGTAAAACAGAAAGAAGAAAGAGTAAAAAGAAGTCACCCGGGGCAAAATCGGAATCTATTGTTCAAATGTCAGTCTTCGAAGAGTTATTTCGAATCTATAACTCAACCGCTTGAAGAAGACGCATCGATAGCTTCGAGATCTCGGTTTATCCCTCAGGCAATACATCACGTTTCACTGATTAAGAAATCGATAGCTGCGGTTGAGGAGTTTACTCTGGTGGATGATACAATCATTGACTGTCTTGTTACATATGATGAACGTGAAACGTTGAGCATTGCTAACATACGTCGTGGTGATAAATACATGCATTACCGAAATGACTTGTGCACATAAGTAGATAAGGTGTTCGAATTGTGTAGAGATTTGCAGCAAAATGTGAATAAGAATTTGGTATTATAAAAGTAATACTAGGGTTATtgaagtaataataataaaaaaaaaaaaaaaaaattggagtTAAGTTTGTTGGGTGTATCAAAACTGAACCTAGGTGAACAACATAATTGTTTTTGGGCTACAAACTTTACAAGAGAATTGTTGTTCATATTGGGCATAAAGAGTATTAGACTTGAATTCGGTTGTACTATTGGGCTGATTCAATTAACCGTAACATCGCACATGTTAAGGGGCaaaattttgtgtttagcagggtagggtttgctattcagaaaggggtagcggcgcagcttgttgctcgtctacctgccattagtttgtaatcgtattgagtttgtttatgttaattattctcttaaaaaaatattttaaaaaagaaaaaaaaattaaccgTATATTGGGCCAATAAGCAGCTGGTTTAGGTTTGGGCCGCAAGTTTGATTCAATAATCAAGTGGATCTTGTATTGGGCCAAAATTAGTTGCGCATTAAAAATTTGGGCTTCTAGTGTGAACCGAAAGTTGATAGTGGGCTTGTGAAAACAAGTATGTTTGGACCGATAGTTTTAAACCGGGTTTCGATTAGTGGGCTGCTAGCTTGTGGAGTAAAATTGGGCTACAAACATTTAGTGGGCCTCGTGAAAGTTGAAATTTTTGGACATTGAGCTACTAATATTTTTGAACCGAGTTTTCATTAACTTTCAAGTTtaaaaaaaagtattttttttttgaaaggtatacTTCATTAACAGAAACGCCAACACAAACCGGGCCGACAAAAACAACACCAGAACCAACTACATATTAACAAAAGAGCACCCCCCCCCAATCTATCCCTTTATATCTCGACTTATTTGAAAACCAAAGAAAACCCAAAGCCTTAATCTCACTCAAAATACATTCAATCTTTATCGGTTTGGTAGAAAACTTAAAGTTGTTCCTGGCGCGCCATATACTCCAGCAAACAATCATAATGATGCCTTGCACCGCCTCTTTCTTCTTCTCCGACGCCCTAAGGTTCGAGTGAAAGCCGAGGAGATCCTTAAGCGAAACGGCGAAAATACTTGGGATCGTACACCAAGAACTAACACCATTCCATATAACCGAAGCAACATAGCAAGAGATGAAGAGATGTTCAACTTCTTATCCAACTGCTACAAGTTATGAAATGTTGTGTAAAATTTAATGCCCCGTTAAATATATTATATGTTTGATTGTCGTTgatagtttttattatttttactaATTTCATAGACATGTAATATGGATAGATCTGTTTTATCTTAATTTTAGTGTGTTAGCAACTCCTATCTTAATCAACTTACAAACAAgtaattaaatatatttaattttgCGAATTAAATATGACAATTTAAGTTAGTATGCATGACAATTCAAGAACTGTTGTACTTACTAATTACATGTTGTATTTACTAATTACAGTTGGATAATAAGTCATTGTGATATTAAAATATACAGTAAGTTTGGATGGTGTTAATTATATGTACCCGACCCGCGAACGAGTAAACTACTATAAAGTATTGGAGAACAAACCAATGTTTTTAAGAAtttgataattatataatataatatatttataatacaTTTACTTTTTTAAGGTATGTATTTCTtcaatatatttaaattatagtATGAGTTCAACAACAAATTTCTAAAATCACATGATATATGGTAAAAAGAAAGGATGGCAAATATTTCAATCAAGCAACATCTCCACGACCTCAATCTTAATTAGGCCCACATTTCACTAGCAAATTCTTTTCCCGGATTACATTTCAACTGATTTTCACAATCTCAAGTTCATTCACTGATTTTCAAACCAAAGATAACATTTCATCTAGTTCCGAACTTCCATCAATGAACATCACAGAAAACAAAAAGAACATGTAACAAGAAGCACTAGATCTGATAAGTTTCGATGTACAAATATAGTAGGTAGTAAGGAACATATGTCGTTTCTTGTTTTGTATTTTATATGTATGTGTAATCGGGTTTATATCACCTTGCTATGGAACCTACTCTTTTGAAGTAATGTAATAAAAGTTTCTGttgccattcaaaaaaataaaCAAGATCTGATAACATACTAGCCAGAAAACTATAATAATTTGATTCATTTTATAAAAGCCAGTGCTCTTGACTCAACAAACATTGTGACACAAACCATAATCGACATGCGTTTAGTTGTACAACATCTTTATGACCCAAGGAACCTTTTTAACATTAATTTCTTGATTCGAATATCAGAAAAAGTACTAAGAGGAATAGAAAACCATGTATCGAATCAAAAACACAACTTAAACCTTATAATGTGCTAGCAGTTCTTACTTTTTGTACCGGTTTAATGACCCTACTCACATCCATTCGGCTGTGGGGTTGCGTTACGCCTCATACAGAAACAAAGAGTTGAAACTGGCGATCCATAAGCATCTTGATCTTCAAAAGATTTTCGTTGGTTTTTTCTACGGTTGTTGGGCGTGTAGAGAGGTGATGGAGAATCCGAATACCATGAAGGTGAAAACAAAGAAGATGATTCGGATGAAGCTGGTGAAACTAGAGAATTATGGTTTTTCCTAGTAGAAGTGAGCATATGGAGGACATCTTGTAGAATGCCTCCTTTTGGTTTTGACATCTTTTTGTTAGGTGTTTTTGGAGAATTAAATAGATAAGAGGGTGGTGGTGTTAAAGGCGGCAATGGGGTTTCATGAAAACAAACTCTTGGGGTACCTGGTTGTGATTCCCATTTAAATGGGACTGCAACCGGTGCACCACCATAGTACACTTCTAAAGAAGAGTTGTGTTTTGACATCTCACTTGTTAAATGCTTTGAAGTAGTAATGGAGAGTCGCCTATCTTCTTTTGTTTTAATGTTCATTGATGGAGGTTCGGAACCAGTTGAAAGTGTTGCCATCTTTTTGTTTATGACTTGAACCTTAGTCACCCTAAAAAGTATGTGAAATGTTTTGGAAATAACAATGGATCAAGGGTATAGAATGGTTAGGTGTTTTGAAATTCTCACATAGGGGTATGAGCTTGTGCACTTAAATATAGTCAACTTCTCGATTAAcattcctctctctctctccaaaaaAAATATCTTATCTTTCAAATATCTTAGATCTGCTAATTTGACACCAACATGCTAAACCTAAAAGAGCTTGTTCTCATGTGAAAAAACCCAAGAATTAAGCTTTTGGATCTTTATATAATAATGGAAATGGTAGTCAAACACATGGTAATTGGCACTTACCATGTTGAAGGTATTAATGACAAATGCAGGCAATTGAGCATGTGAGAGCGGTATTATAGCAAGAATAATAAGTTCTTAGATGAAGGGTGCATGTGCAAGTAAGTTGCACAGGAATTTTCTAGTGTGCAAGGGTTTGTATAGGTGAAAATTTAAAATTAAGAGCGATTGTTAAAGCACTCAGTCAAATCTCTATTTTCTAGAAAAAAAATTGCAAAAACTTTgttttaaaataaataacaatGGTGTTTCAAATTGTAACAGGTTATTTTACTTGATATCATGCATCATCATTCATGTTGTTAAAGCATAACATCTACAACGTCACCAGTAGGGACAATTAGGGGCGTATCCATCCTAAGCtaaaggtgggcgggcgcaccccatgaaaaaaatatttttaagtgTTATTTTTCGTCAGaaatcccgaccgcaccccttggaatttttcacccgcatcctttgaaaattttcaaacggcccacttagaaaaaaaataattattaaccaTTTATTCACttaggtaaaggatcctgtacaaagtcatacttttgtaagaagtgtgataaataatttggtgatgacaagtgtcctctatcttaattaattcaaaagggtatattagtaatttacctttcttatcaattaattgagtttcaagataactgaaaaaaaaactgTCGTCCTATTTTTTTGCAAGATCCAATTCCATTTTCACCTACGTatcatttcttcatcatcttaatcgcaacatcttttaatcgTATATTGTTCATATCTTCTTTTCATCATCTTTAAATTGCaatacaatgttttttggattccagataaaacaccatgacttgaatcacaGTCAACGTCTCCAAAATGTAtccagatgttttaaaacaccacgcaaTATCAATGTCTACAgagaaaacaccatgacttgaatcatactcatggtgttttaaattcttggaatgttttgtattgattctCCAGATGTTAATACACCATGAatgtaatcacaatacaatgttttttgAATTCCATATAAAACatcatgacttgaatcatagtcatggtgttttaaaatctgggaatgttttgtattgataaaacaccatgacttgaatcatagatgtttaaaacaccacgcaatgaacaatgtctccaaataaaacaccatgacttgaatagtcatagtgttttaaaatctgggaatgttttgtattgataaaacaccatgccttgaatcatagatgtttaaaacaccacgccatgaacaatgtttcCAGATAAAACagcatgacttgaatcatagatgtttaaaacaccacgtcatgaacaatgtctccatataaaacaccatgacttgaatcatagtcatggtgtttacgatttttatacaatgtctccagataaaacaccatgacttgaatcatagatgtttaaaacaccacgccatgaacaatgtctccagataaaacagcatgacttgaatcatagtcaatttatccagttgttttaaaacaccacgccatgaatctgattacagttctcgTTATGATAATGTATGACGAATAAGCAACCAAATacctcctacaattaaggtgaatcattaattcctatatttaaggaaaaaggagtaaaTGTAGGAGTTTTTTGGTCGtgtatgatatggttaccatatttcaaacattgaaaaagacactattgcccttcaattttacataaggtccctctaattaaaacacaatttacatttttataccctattgatctcaaccattagatcaaatatccaatgttttaaaacacttcttacccttcttacattttagacactttttaccatatccctaccctattcacttaattaattaatccAATCAAAACCCAATCtgcaatcaatttttattaacacaGGCCCAAACCCAATctaaagaaatttgaactaaataaaataaggCAAACCCATCCACCCATTCCATTTCCAAATCCCGCCCCCAAAAAAACTACCAGCGACTTGACGTCACCGCTCACGACCTGGTGGCTTTTTTACCGGAAAAACTAAAATTCCGGTTGGACCGACCCATATTACGTTAGAATTCCAatatagaactagtatggtttatttatttatttattttattttatgtgatgattaggagaaaatatagatgtgtagggtttaatctttttatatttattttttatttttttgttattctAAACTTGTAGTTAAAtaattttgttgttttatgtatagctttgtttgtttaaatgattagttacaagtaatcaatatttaatattagggcttgaatgtttaaaagtataattgaaagttatgggctatggttgaacatgattgtttattttgtttagtgttgttttatgaatttatggagcaaattatatgtgttaggaacaatgagtaagaatgtaatgaacttatggcgtgtttagtatctttagatggtattttggatatatttcaaaaaaaaaaaaaaaaaaaaaaacttgtagggcacaattttaaatacgtttgtaatttgtaatgacGTTTAACGTGtttttaatgatttataaattttagtctgatgttcttttgtcttacatgatccGACCCGACCCGCTATGAACTGACATTTTTATACAGCTAGGGGCGTAAATCTTTGAAAATATCCCGCACCCCAGGAAAAAAATTCCTGGGTACGCCACTGGGGACAACACATGTCCTCTCTATAGATCActctatagagacgacatgtcgtttCTACTGGGTTTTCGTTCCTTTTAAGATAGATTACCTTATAAAGACGACATATCCTCTCTATAAGgtgaaaataattttttttattttatttattctcTAGTTTGTTGAATTGGAAACTTTAAAAAACGTTTTAAACTATACTGACGACATGTTGTCTCTATAAGtttaaatatttttcttttaattttattttattaatgatCAATCtgtatgaaaattaaaaaaaaaaactaaaaaataaagtttaacttatagagacgacatgttgtCTCTAAAAAATTTGACTAGTCAAAACTAATTTTAAATTAGATGGCAAAATTTCTCACCATTCCAaatttttttctgaaaaaaaagTCTTAACATATAGAGACTACAGGAAACATAATTTCAAACTTCCTTTCCAAACCTCCCCCCATTGTGGCTTTAGTCCGCATGCACCACTTGTCGAGAATTCCAAACCTACTAGAAACGAGAGAGGTGGCCTCCACACAAAAACAATTTTTAATCGttattttagtattttttatatataatacggGTGTTTGAAAAATGGTGTAGCGTTCTAGtaaaaatggatgtttttaaatGATGTTTGGAATCTGATATAGAAGCAGAGGTTATGGTTTTTGAGTTTATAGCATTGTAGATGTTCTTAATGATCAAATTATGCTTATTAAATTGCTATTTAAGTGAATATATTAGTGGGAAAAAATGGTTTTAATGAATCTGATCATATGATTCATGTTATACTGCAAATTAAAACAGAAGTACACTTGTAAACGAATCAGGTTCATTTATTTaatatagagttaaatgccattttagtatCTGTGTTTTGTGTCATTTTAATAGTTTAGtttaaaggttttatttttcaTTTGTGGGTCTAAAAagatttcaccgttgccattttagtccactagtttaacttcatccattttttatgttaacgagaaggccaattcagttattttatatgtaattcatttaactaaaagggcaattcagccatataaaatgaccgaattggccttctcgttaacagaaaaaatgggtGATGTTAACCTAGTGTACCAAAATGccaacagtgaaacctttttggacccataggtgaaaaatgaaacctttgaactaaactggtAAAAAGaaccaaaccacagagactaaaatgacatttaactctttaataTAACAAAAAAATGTGTCCGTTTAGTTAAACAAAAAAACATTAACATTTGTCATGTTGTTCATATGTATTCGTAAACTTTTATTTCTTTTCatttacattcattaacattaccCTCCTCAAGTACCGGCTGATGGTACTGCTTTTTACGGTTGATGACCCGTGTCCTGTATGTCGGAAGTCTTGCTTGGATTCTTTTGGGGAGCATGCAATCCATTGTAAAGAATTACCAGGATTTAAATATCGACACGATTTAGTTTGTGAATTGCTTTATGATGTCCTTAAGCGGACAGGGATCTCGGCGAAAAGGGAAGCTCCGGTGAACTTCTTGACCGATCCAttagaagggagatctaccctaCGGCTCGCTGACATTCTTGTTTTTGGATGGGAAGGAGGAAAACACGCGTGTGTTGATTTGACAGGTGTATCCCCCCTCGTTGGGCTAAGGGACCACGGGTTTGTGGCGGGTTAAGCAATAACTAAGGCAGAGGCGGCCAAAGTAGCTAAGCATGAGAAAACTTGCATCGAGAATCAGCACGTGTTCGTCCCATTCGCTTTCGATACTtttggcgctctcgcccctgacgcggtgcggttcctcaagcgggttcaacaggtggtaagcagtaacaccgcacatgttaaggggcagaattttgtgtttagcagggtagggtttgttattcagaagggggtagcggcgcaacttgttgctcgtCTTCCTGCCATTAGTCTGTATTCGTCTATGTTTTTATGATTCGTTTGTATTATAACTTATGTTTTTTTCTAGAGAAAAAGCAAGCAATCAATGTTAAAATAGTTTTACATATTCAGTTAAATTCAAATTATTAGCTATCAATAATATACTAACAGGTCCATCATACATTAACCCATTATCCCAAATAAACTTTAGAACCAAGGCTTAGGTAATCAACTAAAAACGGATAAAAAAGAACATGTTCAATTATTAACGAGTAAACATATACGAACACCAACACGCTCTTTTTATTAATGAACAAGCATAAAAAAGAAAATCCATTTTTATAAGTTATTTGTGTTTGTTTGGTTGGTTTACATGCTAAATATTTTATAAATGAAAATACAAACAGTTTTTATCAGTCACAAGAGCATAAAAGTGGGTAATGGTGCCAGAATGACCATGAATTTTCCCTAATTTTCGATTTATTACAACAATTTCGAAATATCGCTATTATTGGTATGTCAAGATTTCATGGATTACATATGAAACCCAAGTCCATGACATGGTTTTAACGTACTGATGACCATGCATATTTGGTAATTGAAGATCGCTGACTAACTCAAAGTATATCAATGTCACATTGTCACTTGATTTGAACAATCAACTTCCCCTTGTCAAATTCGACCAAAAAACTTTAACTAAAGGGTCAAGAGTGTCCGCTCCGCTGAGTCTTGGCCACCACAACATCCAAAGATTTTTCTTAAGAAAAACATATGTTAAACCCACTAAGTAGTTGTAACCAGTA contains the following coding sequences:
- the LOC110892149 gene encoding uncharacterized protein LOC110892149, whose amino-acid sequence is MATLSTGSEPPSMNIKTKEDRRLSITTSKHLTSEMSKHNSSLEVYYGGAPVAVPFKWESQPGTPRVCFHETPLPPLTPPPSYLFNSPKTPNKKMSKPKGGILQDVLHMLTSTRKNHNSLVSPASSESSSLFSPSWYSDSPSPLYTPNNRRKNQRKSFEDQDAYGSPVSTLCFCMRRNATPQPNGCE